In Lentimicrobium sp. L6, the genomic window TTTCAGATGAGGTTTTTTCTTCAATATCAAGTTCCTCATCTAGCAAAATAGCTTGAGGCTCTTTATGATTTTCACTAGATGAAATAATTTCTTTTTGTTCAGAATCCACTATAATAGTTTCGGAAATATTCTCTTCATTTTTCTGTAAGGGATTTGACTGCTCTTCTTGTAGAGTTATCATTTCTTCATCAGATATTTTAGGGGAGTCTATCATTTGAGATTCAGCTATAGGTTCTGCATTCTCTTCCTTTATAACACTTTTAGTAATGGTGTTTTGAGTATTTGAGAGTGGGAGTTCTAGATGAGTTCCCTCATTGGGTCGTTCCTCATTTTGCAAGGCCTCATAAACCAACCAAGAAGAAACAGAGATGATTCCGGCAATCAAAATATATTTTGCCCAACGAAAATACATGGCCGTTTTGAGCTTAGCATCCAAAGTAGTGAGGGCATCAGGAGATAGTTCAGGAGAAAATTGGCTGAACTTTTCATTAAATAGCATTTCAACATCTTGTTTCTTATCCATGATATCCTCCTTTCTCCATTATGATTTGTAATTTTTGTTTAGCCTTTAAAAATTGTGTCTTCGATGTGCTTTCAGAGATACCTAGCTGTTTAGCTATTTCTTTGTGCTGGTAACCTTCAATAGCGAAAAGGTTAAAAACCATTCGATATCCAGCAGGCAAAGTATAGAGCATTTTCAGTAATTCATCCATTTCCACATCATTGGTTTGCGGGTTCGAAAGACCACCAGCATAAACAGTATCCACATCAGAAAACATAGGGTCATTTTTGTGTTTTCTATAATAATCGATAGATTTATGGACCACAATAGACTTCATCCAGGCCTCAAAAGACTTGGTTTTATACTTTTTTATATTCTTAAATATATCCATAAAAGCGTCCATTAATACTTCTTCAGCCACCTCTCGATTATTGACATAGCGGAGACACAGGCCATAGAATTGCTTACTATAGCGCTGAAATAAAGCCTTTTGTGCTGTTTTATTTTGTTTCCGACATGCTTTAATGATGTCAGACTG contains:
- a CDS encoding RNA polymerase sigma factor yields the protein MEWNQSDIIKACRKQNKTAQKALFQRYSKQFYGLCLRYVNNREVAEEVLMDAFMDIFKNIKKYKTKSFEAWMKSIVVHKSIDYYRKHKNDPMFSDVDTVYAGGLSNPQTNDVEMDELLKMLYTLPAGYRMVFNLFAIEGYQHKEIAKQLGISESTSKTQFLKAKQKLQIIMEKGGYHG